GCACCGACTGCGTCACGGCCGACCGCAACCTGCTATTCCGCCTGCCGAGTGACCGCCCGACGCCGTACTCCCTGCCGGCTAGCATGTACTTCTACCAGCCTGTGTTCGACGCCGAGCTGCGGCGCCGGGTTGCCGAGTTGGGGACCGTCTCCGTCCGGCTCGGTCACGAGGTGCGGCACCTCGAGGACGTCGGGGACGTCGTCCGCCTGCAGGTGGCCGGGCCGGATGGCGCCGGCACCACAGTCGAGGCGGACTGGGTCGTCGGCTGCGACGGTGCGTCCAGCACTGTCCGCGAGAGCATCGGCGTCGAACGGGAAGGCTTCGGGTTTGCCGAGCAGTGGCTCATTTTCGACCTCAAGCTCTCAACGCCACCGCCATCTTTGCCCTCACTCGCCGTCCAGGTCTGCGACCCCGCCCGGCCGCGCACCGAACTGCCGATGCCCGATAACCGGTTCCGCTTCGAGTTCATGCTCATGCCTGGTGAGGATGCGGCCGAGATGATCCGACCGGACGTGGCCGAGGAACGGTTGCTCGGCCCGTTGCTGCCGCCCGGGTCCGCGACCATCGAGCGAACGGCGACCTACACGTTCCTCGGCGCGGTCGCCTCGTCGTGGCGGCGCGACCGCGTGCTGCTGGCCGGCGACGCCGCCCACCTCATGCCGCCGTTCCTGGGCCAGGGCATGTGCTCGGGCATCCGGGATACGGCCAACCTCGCCTGGAAGCTCGATCGGGTGCTTGCGGCTGGCGCGCCGCACGAGCTGCTGGACACGTACGGGCTCGAACGGCGCCCGCACGTCTCGCACGTCATCGGCACCGCGATCGAGTTCGGCCGGGTCATCTGCAAAACGGATCCCACGGAGGCCGCCCGCCGGGACCGCCAACTACTGGCCGACCCCCGACCATTCGACGAACGGTTCACCTTCCGGCTGCCGCCGTTGACCTCGGGTCCGCTCGTCCTGGAGGGTGGCGGTCGACTCTTTCCACAGCCAGTCGCCGGCCTAGACGATTGGATCGGGCAGCGGTTCCTGGTGTTCGGCGCGGACGAGGCCGTACTGGGCGAAGCGGGCCGGTGGTGGCGCGCGCAGCCGGACGTGCTCGTCAGCGTGCTGGCCGACATTCCCGATCCATCCGGGCGGATCGAGGCGTGGCTGGCGCGCACGGGCCGCCGAGTCGCGATCGTGCGCCCGGATCGCTACGTGCTCGCGGTGACCGATGATATCGACGCGGCGACCGACCAGGTGGCGCCGCTGCTCGGCCGGGGCAGCGCCGCGTGACCGGGGAGCTCCGCGACGTCGTCACAACCGCCGAGCGCGAACTCGAGTACATCGCTGGCGGGCTGTGGGATGACTCGCTGCTCGCCGATCGGGTCGCTGCCCACGCGGCCGCCACGCCGAACGCGCCGGCAGTGCGCGACGACTACGGCGTCGTCGCGAATTATGCGCAGCTTGATCGGGACGCGTCGCGAGTGGCGACGCTGCTCGCTGAGCTCGGCGTCCGGCCCGGCGATGTCGTCGCGCTGCAGCTACCCAATTGGTACGCGAGCGCGGCCATCGCCGTCGGGGCCACGCGCGCCGGCGCGGTCGTCAACCCGATGTTGCCGAGCTACCGCGAGCGGGAGCTGCGGCACATGCTGCGCATCGCGCAGACCAGCGTGATATTCACCCCGGGCCGATACCGGTCGTTTGACAACGACCGGTTGGCGGAGTCGCTCCGCGCCGAACTGCCGCTCTTGCGCCACCACCTCGTTGTGACACCTGATTTGGACGCGCTGCCCGGGCTGGCTGACGCGCGCGACCGGCAGGCCGCGTCGCCGCGGCCGGCCTCCGCAGTCGCGGAGCTCATATTCACCTCGGGCACCGAGGCCGAGCCCAAAGCCGTCATGCACACCGAACGCACCCTCAACTGCAACCTACGGGCGACGTGGTCGGCGTTGGGCATGACGCCGGCCGACTCGGTGTGGATGCCGGCACCGATCGGTCACTCCACCGGCTTCAACCACGGCCTTCGACTCGCGCTGTATTTCGGTCTGCCGTTGCTGCTTCAGGACGTGTGGGACGCCGGTCGGGCCGCCGCACTGGTCGAGCGCCACCGACCCACGCACACTTTGCTGTCCTCGACCTTCCTTCGCGATCTGGTGGCCGCCGCCGGCAACGGCGCCGGCGACGTAACGAGCCTGCGGCTATTCGGCTGCGGTGGTGCGATAGTGCCTCCGGAGCTGGTTGACGCGGCGGCCGGCGTCGGCATCCAGTGCCTGCGGCTGTACGGCGCGACGGAGTTCCTGGTGGCGACATGGGTGCGCCCGGGCTCGTCCGACGCGCACCGGACCTTCACCGACGGGCTGCCGCTCCCCGGGGTCGACGTTGAGGTGCGCGACGCGGCAGGCCGGGCCGTGGTCGGCGAGACCGGTGATATCTACGTCCGCTCGGCGAGTAATGCGGTGGGACTGTTCCGCGATCCCGAACGCACCGGCGCGACGTTCGTCGACGGGTGGATCCGCTCCGGCGATCTGGGAGTGCTCGACACCGATGGCGGGCTGTCGCTGACCGGTCGACGCAAGGAGATCATCATCCGGGGCGGGCTGAACATCACCCCCCGCGAGATCGAGGAGGTCGTGCAGGTGCTGCCGGCTGTGCGAACGGTCGTGGTCGCCGGCGTCACCGACGAGCGGCTAGGGGAGATCACCTGCGCGTTCGTGGTGCTCGAGCCCGGCAGCAGCCTCGCCTTCGACGAGCTCGCCGAGCACCTGCAGTCCCAGGGCCTGGCGCGGTTCAAGTGGCCGCAGCGGCTGGAGATCGTGGCCGAGATGCCGACCACGGCCACCGGCAAGATCCGCAAGCACGTCCTCATCGAGCAGTTGCGAACCGGCACGCCGTCGACTCAGGCGGCGCCAGCCTCAACGAACCCGAGCAGCGTCTGACCGTCGACTTCATAGCAACGCGCCCACACCCGGGCCCCCGAGGACAGGCTTCCGGCGAGCAGCCGGCCGAACAGCCGCGGCCCCTCGTCCAGGTTCACCGCGAGGACGGTGTACGGCTCGTCGCCGACAAAGGCCGGGGCGAGACTGCGCCGCACCGTCGTCCAGGAGTAGACCGACCCCGCGCCGGACGCGGGCACGACTCGGGCGCCGGGCGACCCGCAGTACGGGCAGCACGGCAGCGGCGGGCAGCGATCTCGCCCGCACACGTCGCACTGCTGGAGCAGCAGGACGCCCTCGGCGAGGGCACCCCACCACGCCGCGCTGTCAGCGTCCATGACCGGGGCGATCAGCCCCCGCGGCTGGTCAGTCATCGGAACTCAGGACCAGGGCCGAGCCGTCCATCCAGGCGCCGGACGTGACCACGCAGTTGCGCGCGGCCGGAACCTGGTTCACCGCGCGGCCCTGCACCTGCAGCACCCCCTCGGCGACCGTATTCATGCCGTGCAGGTATCCCTCACAGAGCAGCCCGCCGTGCGTGTTGACCGGCACCCGCCCCGCACGGACGAAGTCCGCGCCGCCGCCGCGACCGGCGAGCCCGAGACCCTCTACGCTCATCAGCACCACGCTGGTGAAGCAGTCATAGATCTCGGCGACGTCGACGTCGGCCGGTCCGATGCCGGCGCGCTTCCACAGGTCATCGGCCAACCGGCCGGTGTAGTTGCGCGACCAGTCGTCACAGTACAGCGGATCCCCGATGTCGAGACCGGGACGAGGCACCGCCGAATACGCGCCGCTGCGGATCACAGCGGGCCGCCGGGGCAGGTCACGCGCACGATCCAGCGAGGTGACGACGACAGCACAGGCACCGTCGACCTCCGTTGTGCAGTCCGCCACGCGGAACGGGTCAGCGAGCAGCGGCGAGGCGAGGTACTTGTCAAGTGTCAACGGCTCGCGCACCACGGCCCGCGGGTTCGTCGCCGCGAACTCTCGCTGGGCGACGGCAACCGCGCCGAGGTCCTGTTCGGACGCACCCGTCTCGACCAGGTAGCGGCGCGCCCACATCGCGATGTACTGCGGGTACGCGGTCAGGCCCATGGGATAGCGGTACTGTCCACCGATGCCCGCGGCCACGGTCGACCCCACCCGCACCGCGCTGCGGCCGTTCAACGCACGGAAGCACACCACCGTCGAAGCAAGACCGCTCGCCACTGCCATCGCCGCGTTCAGCACCACGTAGCAGGGCGCCTGCCCGCCGAGGGACATGTCCAACAGGTACCGGGGCGCCGGCAGCCCCAGCGCAGTGGCCACAGCCTGGGCCGGCACCGAGTCGTCGAAGAGGCTGTAGCTGACGATGCCGTCGACGTCCGCGAGCGTCAGACCGGCGTCTTCGACCGCCGAGCGAGACGCCTCTGTTGCCTGAGAGAGCACGCTGCGGCCGGAGTCGCGCGAGAACGCCGTGTACCCGACGCCGCTGATCGCCGTACGCCCGGCGAACGTCACGACTGCCCTCGGGCACCGTCGCGCAGCTTCGCCGCCGCAAGGTGCACGCCGTCCAGGATGCTGCCGTAACCGGTACAGCGACAGAGGTTCCCGCTCATCCCCGCACGGATCTCCGCCTGACTCGGATCGGGGTTGTCCCGAAGGAATTCCAACGCAGTCATGAGGAAGCCGGGCGTGCAGAAGCCGCATTGGAAGGCGTTGCACTCGCTCATCGCCTCTTGTAGCGGATGGAAGCTGCCGTCCTCGGCGGCGATGCCCTCGATTGTCTGCACTTCGCGCTCCGACGCCTGCACGGCGAAGACGAGGCACGAGCGCACGGCGGCGCCGTCGAGCAGCACCGTGCACGCGCCGCAGACCCCGTGCTCGCACCCGAGGTGGGTGCCGGTGAGGCGGCAGTCGTCCCGCAAGAAGTCGGCGAGCGTCTTGCGCGCCTCGACGGTCGCCCGGCGCCGGACGCCGTTGACGACCAGCTCCACCTCGACCCGGTCACCCATCGAGCTGGACCCGCCGATGCGCGTCGGCCAGCGCGCGTTCGGTCAGGGAGGCGGCCAGCTGCCGCCGGAACCTGACCGATCCGTGGATGTCGGAGTGCGGCTCGATCGACTCCGCGACCTGCGCGCCGGCGCGCACGAACAGCGTTTCGCCCGCTCGCTCGCCGGCCAGCATGGCCTCTGCCTCGGGTGGCCGCAGCGGCGTCGGACCGGCGCCGGCGATCGCGATCCGACCCTCGTCGACGGTGCCGTTCGGCGCGAGCCGCAGCATGGTCAGCACCGCGATGATCGCGAAGTCACCGCTGCGACGGCTGAATTCCTGAAAGCCCCACCCGGCGCCGCTCGGCCAAGCGGGGATCCGCACGTCGAGTAGCAGTTCGTCCGCCTCAAGGTCTGTCATGAGCGGCCCGACGAAGAAGTCCCGCGCATCGACGACTCGCTCGCGACCGTCGGCGCGCCGGGTTCGCAGCTGCGCATCGAGCGCGAGGGCGCACAGCGGCAGCTCGGACGCCGGATCGCCGTGCACCAGGCTGCCCCCGACCGTGCCCCGGTTACGAATCGGGAAGTGCCCGATGTGCGAGATGGCCTCCGGCAGCACGGGGCAGACCGCCGCGATCGCGGCCGAGCGTTCGACCGTGCGCTGCAGTGTCGCGGCCCCGATCGTCACTACGCCACTGTCGGTGACCGCGATCCGCGACAGTTCGGCGACGCCCGCGATGTCGACCAGGTGGGTCGGCCAGGAGAGCCGCACCGCCATCAAGGGGACGAGGCTCTGGCCGCCGGCGAGGAACTTCGCATCGTCGCCCAGCTCGCTGATCGTCGCCAAGGCGTCGTCGATGCTTTCAGCCCGGACGTATTCGAAGGGCGGAGGCTTCATGCGGTACCCAGATACTGCGCCGCGATGTCGTCGCGTCCGAGCGAGTCCGACGAGCCTGAGTACGCGACGGCGCCCTTGTTGAGGACGTAGGCCAGCGGACAGATCTCCAGCACGCGCTGCACGTACTGCTCGACGATGAGCATCGAGATGCCGGCGGCCGCCAGCTCGGTCAGGGCCTCGAAGAGCCGGTCGATCAGGCGCGGGGCCAGGCCCATGGAGATCTCGTCCACGAGGATGACCTTCGGGCGGGCGAGGACGGCACGCGCGAGGGCGAGCATCTGCTGCTCGCCGCCGGAGAGCGTGCCCGCGACCTGCTTCATCCGCGAGCCGAGCACCGGGAACATCTCTAGCACGCGACCGAGCTCGGCGTCGGCCATCCACGGCGGAACCTGCAGCTCCAGGTTCTCCCCGACCGTCAGCGACGGGAAGATGCCGCGCCCTTCGGGTATCAGGCACAGACCCTTCTGGGCTCGGCGGTGCGGGCGCAGGCGCGTGACGTCCTGACCCGCGAGGCGCAGCAGGCCGGCCGACGGGCGCAGCAGCCCCGAGATGACCCGCAGCAGAGTCGTCTTTCCGGCGCCGTTGGGGCCGAGCAGCGCGACCAGCGTCGCCGGTGGAACGGTGATGTCGACCGCGTGCAGCACGGGCGACGTGCCGTAGCCCGCGGTGAGACCCGAGACGGTCAGCAGCGCGTCCTCGGGCTGGTCGGTCGGCATCGGCGCCCCCGACACGGCTACCCCGGCCGTCATTGCGGTACCGGGGCGGACAGTTCGGCGTCCGCCTGTTCGGCGTACCGCCAGGCCCGCGGCGGGGCGGTATGCGGGTCGGCGCGGATGGCGTTCACGTCGAACCAGAACGGCAGCAGGTAGTGGACCAGGAAGTTACGCGCCAGCTTCGTGCCGTGTCGCTCGAGGGGCACGTCGCGCAGCCGGAGCCGGGAATCTTGTTTCTGGAACTCGAGGCAAGCGGCGTAGAGGGCGTCCACTTCTTCGATGCTGTCGCAGTGGATGCCCATGTGTGGGATGAAGAAGTCCGGCCCGTCAAGCACGCTGACGTCCTTGGGCGGCTGCATGGCGTCGTCCGACTCGGCCAGCAGGATGAATTGCCCGTCGTCGGGACGCAGCATGTGGCAGCTGTGGTCGTACACCGCCTGGAGGCTGGACGACCAACCGAAGACTCCACACCAGAATGCGTCAATGTCGGCGAGCGTCTCGCTCGTGAGGGATCCCGTCGGAAACGTCAGCTCGAGGTGATCCCATCGCTGCGACATCTCGCTCCTTCCGCACCCCGCTGAATGCTCGTCCCAGCCTGGAACGAACGCTCGCGATCCGACCTCTTACCCAAGCCGCGCGGGCCCCTTTGCAATCGTATTCAAATCTAGCGATGCGATCCTGCTCCGTCAATGATCCGCACACCATGTGCGACAAATTGGAGTCTCGTGCGTCGCTTCAGTGCTGCACGTCGTACGCCGCGGTGCCGGCGAGTCGGGACCGGGCCTCACGCTCGCGCACCGCGCCGACGAGGCGCAGCAGCTCACCCGGCCGTTCCTGCGGTACGCGCAGCAGGCCGTCCTCATTGCCGTGCAGCAGGTCTCCTGGTCGTACCCGCAGCCCGGCGACCTCGACCTCGATGTCCACCGCCGTGATCGTCCAGGTGCCGTGGGCAACGACGGTGCCGAGCGCGAAGGCCCACATGCCCAGTGGCCGGAGCCCGGCCAGGTCGCGGATGCCCGAACCGCTCACCACGCCCACGGCTTCGTGGCGGGCCAACCGGCTGCCGACGACGTCTCCGATATGACACCCGCGCGCCGGGTCCGGTCCGCTCTCCTGGCACACGACTACGCACGGCTTGGGCGAGCGTTCCACGGCAGCGATGAGATCCGGGTACAACCTCGTGTCGCCCTGGCGCCCCGGCGTGGTCGAATCGATCACCACGGTTACCGCGAAACCGACCATCGGCACCGGCTGCGGGATCAGGCAGCGCAGCCGCAGGTCGGCGTAGCCCTTCGTCGCGTCCCTCAGTTCCAGCTGTTCGACCGCGTTCGCCAGGGTCGCGCTGTCGACGCGCCGCAGCGCCTCGACCAGCTCGTCGGGGGTCACCTCGCCGCGTCGGGCACGGCCATCCGACCGGAGCGCAGCAGGCGACCGCCGCGCGCCTCCGTGGCCTCGCCGTCGCGGGTGAACACCTGGCCGTTGACGATCGTCGCGTCGTAGCCGGTCGCCCGCTGCTCGAGCCGCGACGCGCCGCCCGGAAGGTCGTGCACGACGTCCGGGACGAGGGGCGCCACCGTGTCGGGGTCGAAGATCGTGATGTCAGCTGCGTACCCGGGGGCGACCCTGCCGCGGTCGGGCAGCCGCCACATGAGGGCGGGCTGCAGGGTGATCATCCGGACGGCTTCCTCGACGGTGAACGCCTGCCGCTCGCGCACCCAGTAGGCGAGCAGGTGCGTCTGGATCGAGGCGTCCGCGACCTGGTTCAGGTGCGCGCCGGAGTCGGAGAACGTCATCGCGGTGTTCGGGTTCCGGAACAGCGGGACGAGCTCGTCCTCTTCGAGCGCCTCGAAGCCGAGGATCTGCGGGAAGAAGATGTGGAAGTCGTGTTCGAGCGCGATGTCGATCATCGCTTCGGCAGGGTCTACCCCGCGGCGCTTGGCCTCCTCGGCCACGGTTGGGTTTGGCAGGTACGGCGAGTACATGACGTGGATGCGGTCGTAGTTGGGCTTGAACGGATCGGCCGCGGTGGACGTGCGGTACTCGCCCTCGCGGGCCGCCCGGACGAGCCGCTCCCGGACGTCGGGATCGGTGAGCAGTGCCCGCTGCTCGCTCAGCGGACGGCTCCGAACCTGTTGCCACTCCGGCAGCTTGTCGAAGGAGACCCGGGTCTCGAATGACTGCATGATCCCGACACCGCGGCTGTGCGTGAGGCCCCACATGCGGCCGCCGCGCGCAACGGCGTCGTCGATGATGCGCACCGTCTCGTCCAAGCGGGCCGCCGGCAGCACGACGGGGACCCCGCTGGCCAGCGCGAGGTCGCGGAGACGCCGGGTGTGATCCTGGTTCGAGAGGCCGGGGTCGCCCGGCTGCCCGCTGGTCTGGAACACGCCCCGGCCCTTGCGGCCCATGAACGAGACGAGCTCGACGACCTCCTGCCAGTTGGCGAGCCGCGAGGCGACCGGCCGGTCCTGCGACGTCGTGTGGGACGGGTTGCGCGTCGTCGTGAAGCCGACGGCGCCGGCGTCGAGGGCGGCGGCGAGCTCCTGCCGCATGACCTCGAGGTCGTGTTCATTGGCCGCTTGCTCGAACGCGCGCTCACCCATGGCCCAGATGCGTAAAGCGGAGTGGCCGATCGAGCCGGCGTAGTTGATCCCCTTCGGCAGCGAGTCGACGGCGTCGAGGTACTCGGCGAAGCTCGACCAGTCGAATGGGATGCCCTCGTTCATCGCCGACGCCGGGATGTCCTCGGCGCGTTCGATGTGGCTGGTCACGAGTTCGCGGTCGGCGCCGCGGATCGGCGCGAGCGTGTATCCGCAGTTGCCCATGACGACGGTGGTAATGCCCTGGTAACAGGACGACGAGCCCAGCTGATCCCAGAAGACCTGCGCGTCCATGTGGGTGTGACCGTCGACGAAGCCGGGCGCGACTACGTGCCCGGCCGCGTCGACCTCCTCCCGACCGCCGCCGTCGACCTCCCCGACCGCGACGATGCGGTCGCCGATGACGGCGACGTCGCCGCGGTAGCCCGGGACACCCGAACCGTCGACGACGAGGCCGTTGCGGACAACGAGATCGAATTCCATGACGTTCCTCTCGGCTGCTGCGGCGGCACGGCCCCGGCCGCGACGCTGGTCTCAGGACGGGTAGACGCTCAGCGCGTACGCAGTGTCGAACAGTTCCCATACCTCGGCGATCAAACCGCCTTCGAACCGCAGGTGGTACGAGTAGAGGTTGTCGTAGGTCTCGCCGTTCTTCAGGGGCGAACGGATGCGCGTGAGCAGGACGACATCGTCGCCGCCCGCCGCCACCCGGACCACCTCGGGCGGCTCAGGCTTGACGAAGATCATGCGCCGGGCGTGCTCGTGCTGCGCGATGTACTCGTCGCGCGGATACACGTACGGGTCGGGCTTGTCGGCAGGCGCGCCGGGCGCGTTTCTTTCGCGAGCCATTCGCGCCGCGGTGCGCGCGAGGTGGTACTTGAGGTGTGGCGCCATGGTGCGGCGAAGACCACCGCTGTCGAAGCCGGTCATCGCCGCGATCCACTCCATCGCAACGTCCACGTTGCCGGGGCTGCCAGTCGTCGCTTCGGGTTCCTGGGAACTCGTCAAGGAACTTCCTTCCGGCATCTTGCAATCGTATTCATTCACGGTAGTGCGGGACAGTGCGAGCGTCAAGGTCAGGACGCGAGCCACCCGCCGTCGACGACGATCGCCTGGCCCGTGACGTAACGCGCTGCCTCAGACGCGAGGAACACGACTGCACCGGCGAGATCGGCGCCGGTGCCCGTGCGACCCATGGGGATGCGCGACTCGATCCAGCCGTGCCGCTCCGGATCGGCGAACATGGCCTCGGTCAGCTCCGTACGGAAGTAACCCGGTTGCACCGCGTTGACCGTCACGCCAAGCGAGGCCCACTCCACAGCCAGCGAACGGACGACGCCGAGCACCGCCGACTTGGAGGCCGCGTAGGCGCTCGTGTTGGCCACGCCGATGCTGCTGGTGAGCGAGGCAACGAAGACGTGCCGAGCGACCAAC
This genomic stretch from Jatrophihabitans cynanchi harbors:
- a CDS encoding thiolase C-terminal domain-containing protein produces the protein MTFAGRTAISGVGYTAFSRDSGRSVLSQATEASRSAVEDAGLTLADVDGIVSYSLFDDSVPAQAVATALGLPAPRYLLDMSLGGQAPCYVVLNAAMAVASGLASTVVCFRALNGRSAVRVGSTVAAGIGGQYRYPMGLTAYPQYIAMWARRYLVETGASEQDLGAVAVAQREFAATNPRAVVREPLTLDKYLASPLLADPFRVADCTTEVDGACAVVVTSLDRARDLPRRPAVIRSGAYSAVPRPGLDIGDPLYCDDWSRNYTGRLADDLWKRAGIGPADVDVAEIYDCFTSVVLMSVEGLGLAGRGGGADFVRAGRVPVNTHGGLLCEGYLHGMNTVAEGVLQVQGRAVNQVPAARNCVVTSGAWMDGSALVLSSDD
- a CDS encoding RraA family protein codes for the protein MTPDELVEALRRVDSATLANAVEQLELRDATKGYADLRLRCLIPQPVPMVGFAVTVVIDSTTPGRQGDTRLYPDLIAAVERSPKPCVVVCQESGPDPARGCHIGDVVGSRLARHEAVGVVSGSGIRDLAGLRPLGMWAFALGTVVAHGTWTITAVDIEVEVAGLRVRPGDLLHGNEDGLLRVPQERPGELLRLVGAVREREARSRLAGTAAYDVQH
- a CDS encoding FAD binding domain-containing protein translates to MKPPPFEYVRAESIDDALATISELGDDAKFLAGGQSLVPLMAVRLSWPTHLVDIAGVAELSRIAVTDSGVVTIGAATLQRTVERSAAIAAVCPVLPEAISHIGHFPIRNRGTVGGSLVHGDPASELPLCALALDAQLRTRRADGRERVVDARDFFVGPLMTDLEADELLLDVRIPAWPSGAGWGFQEFSRRSGDFAIIAVLTMLRLAPNGTVDEGRIAIAGAGPTPLRPPEAEAMLAGERAGETLFVRAGAQVAESIEPHSDIHGSVRFRRQLAASLTERALADAHRRVQLDG
- a CDS encoding nuclear transport factor 2 family protein translates to MTLALSRTTVNEYDCKMPEGSSLTSSQEPEATTGSPGNVDVAMEWIAAMTGFDSGGLRRTMAPHLKYHLARTAARMARERNAPGAPADKPDPYVYPRDEYIAQHEHARRMIFVKPEPPEVVRVAAGGDDVVLLTRIRSPLKNGETYDNLYSYHLRFEGGLIAEVWELFDTAYALSVYPS
- a CDS encoding N-acyl-D-amino-acid deacylase family protein, giving the protein MEFDLVVRNGLVVDGSGVPGYRGDVAVIGDRIVAVGEVDGGGREEVDAAGHVVAPGFVDGHTHMDAQVFWDQLGSSSCYQGITTVVMGNCGYTLAPIRGADRELVTSHIERAEDIPASAMNEGIPFDWSSFAEYLDAVDSLPKGINYAGSIGHSALRIWAMGERAFEQAANEHDLEVMRQELAAALDAGAVGFTTTRNPSHTTSQDRPVASRLANWQEVVELVSFMGRKGRGVFQTSGQPGDPGLSNQDHTRRLRDLALASGVPVVLPAARLDETVRIIDDAVARGGRMWGLTHSRGVGIMQSFETRVSFDKLPEWQQVRSRPLSEQRALLTDPDVRERLVRAAREGEYRTSTAADPFKPNYDRIHVMYSPYLPNPTVAEEAKRRGVDPAEAMIDIALEHDFHIFFPQILGFEALEEDELVPLFRNPNTAMTFSDSGAHLNQVADASIQTHLLAYWVRERQAFTVEEAVRMITLQPALMWRLPDRGRVAPGYAADITIFDPDTVAPLVPDVVHDLPGGASRLEQRATGYDATIVNGQVFTRDGEATEARGGRLLRSGRMAVPDAAR
- a CDS encoding (2Fe-2S)-binding protein, which gives rise to MGDRVEVELVVNGVRRRATVEARKTLADFLRDDCRLTGTHLGCEHGVCGACTVLLDGAAVRSCLVFAVQASEREVQTIEGIAAEDGSFHPLQEAMSECNAFQCGFCTPGFLMTALEFLRDNPDPSQAEIRAGMSGNLCRCTGYGSILDGVHLAAAKLRDGARGQS
- the mhpA gene encoding bifunctional 3-(3-hydroxy-phenyl)propionate/3-hydroxycinnamic acid hydroxylase MhpA, translating into MIATGSTGRAERFDVAIVGYGPVGAVLAGLLGRRGHKVLVLDREPGVYPLPRAAHIDHTGLRVLQELGCLERLLPPMLPNPGTDCVTADRNLLFRLPSDRPTPYSLPASMYFYQPVFDAELRRRVAELGTVSVRLGHEVRHLEDVGDVVRLQVAGPDGAGTTVEADWVVGCDGASSTVRESIGVEREGFGFAEQWLIFDLKLSTPPPSLPSLAVQVCDPARPRTELPMPDNRFRFEFMLMPGEDAAEMIRPDVAEERLLGPLLPPGSATIERTATYTFLGAVASSWRRDRVLLAGDAAHLMPPFLGQGMCSGIRDTANLAWKLDRVLAAGAPHELLDTYGLERRPHVSHVIGTAIEFGRVICKTDPTEAARRDRQLLADPRPFDERFTFRLPPLTSGPLVLEGGGRLFPQPVAGLDDWIGQRFLVFGADEAVLGEAGRWWRAQPDVLVSVLADIPDPSGRIEAWLARTGRRVAIVRPDRYVLAVTDDIDAATDQVAPLLGRGSAA
- a CDS encoding AMP-binding protein, translating into MTGELRDVVTTAERELEYIAGGLWDDSLLADRVAAHAAATPNAPAVRDDYGVVANYAQLDRDASRVATLLAELGVRPGDVVALQLPNWYASAAIAVGATRAGAVVNPMLPSYRERELRHMLRIAQTSVIFTPGRYRSFDNDRLAESLRAELPLLRHHLVVTPDLDALPGLADARDRQAASPRPASAVAELIFTSGTEAEPKAVMHTERTLNCNLRATWSALGMTPADSVWMPAPIGHSTGFNHGLRLALYFGLPLLLQDVWDAGRAAALVERHRPTHTLLSSTFLRDLVAAAGNGAGDVTSLRLFGCGGAIVPPELVDAAAGVGIQCLRLYGATEFLVATWVRPGSSDAHRTFTDGLPLPGVDVEVRDAAGRAVVGETGDIYVRSASNAVGLFRDPERTGATFVDGWIRSGDLGVLDTDGGLSLTGRRKEIIIRGGLNITPREIEEVVQVLPAVRTVVVAGVTDERLGEITCAFVVLEPGSSLAFDELAEHLQSQGLARFKWPQRLEIVAEMPTTATGKIRKHVLIEQLRTGTPSTQAAPASTNPSSV
- a CDS encoding Zn-ribbon domain-containing OB-fold protein encodes the protein MTDQPRGLIAPVMDADSAAWWGALAEGVLLLQQCDVCGRDRCPPLPCCPYCGSPGARVVPASGAGSVYSWTTVRRSLAPAFVGDEPYTVLAVNLDEGPRLFGRLLAGSLSSGARVWARCYEVDGQTLLGFVEAGAA
- a CDS encoding ABC transporter ATP-binding protein; translated protein: MPTDQPEDALLTVSGLTAGYGTSPVLHAVDITVPPATLVALLGPNGAGKTTLLRVISGLLRPSAGLLRLAGQDVTRLRPHRRAQKGLCLIPEGRGIFPSLTVGENLELQVPPWMADAELGRVLEMFPVLGSRMKQVAGTLSGGEQQMLALARAVLARPKVILVDEISMGLAPRLIDRLFEALTELAAAGISMLIVEQYVQRVLEICPLAYVLNKGAVAYSGSSDSLGRDDIAAQYLGTA